In the bacterium genome, TGACTGCCAGAGGGATTGCCAGCAGCGCCAGCATGGCGTCGCCCGGATGCTTGTTCTGGATTAAATAGTCCTTGATGAGGACGATGAGCAACACGATCAAGTAAGCGTAAAACGCCATGGTGGTGGAAAAGCGGCTGATCTGCAGCTGCCGTTCATCCACATGGCTGCGGTGAAGGAACTCGCGGATCAATGGAATGGCCACCAGCACCACCGCTGCTGTGATCAATATCGGGGGCGGCAGCGCCCGGGAAAATCCCAGCATGATGGTCCCCACCAGCGCCAGCAGATAGGCCCCTGACAACAGATTTCTCATGTTTTTCATCACGCCTCCCAATCATGTTTTTCCAGCATAAAAAGATCTTCGAGCCGGACGTTCAGCACTTGGCCGAGTTTGAGAGCCAGCCGGACAGATGGATTGAACGCCCCCTTTTCAATCGCGATGATGGTCTGGCGGCTCACTTGCACGCGTTCCGCCAGTTCCTGTTGCGTCAACTCTCCAGCCAGAAAACGATATTTTCGCAGATGATTGATCATGCACGCCTCGATCCACGCTTGAATTAATCAGCGGCTTGCGAGTTTTGTTCCGCTGTCACGAGAAACATGTAATCTTTTGATTACTTAATGTAATTAATTTTTTACATATTGTCAACTATTATTAAACCATTTGACTGATTGACTCGAGCGAGGCGTCAGCGATCAGCATCCAGCAAAGAATAAAACATTCGCAAAGGTGAGACTGAGAATGGCGCTAGATGCCCTCCCCCGCGGACGCGGGCTGGCCAATGAAAAAAGAGCGACGGCTGCGCTTCGCCAGGGCTGCCGGACAAAAAACGCTTGCATTTCGTGGGAATAATTGATAAAATACGCAGGTTTCTCACTCTGATGCGGGAGTAGTTCAGCGGTAGAACGCAAGCTTCCCAAGCTTGATGTCGCGGGTTCGATCCCCGTCTCCCGCTCTGGATACAGCCTCTTTCTTTCCTGGAAAGAGGCCTTTTTTTGCCGCAAGCTTTCGCCGGCCTAGAATACTTCTTGGCATTCAACGATGAATTTTGTATTTTTTCTCCTGCCCACCATGCACAGGGTTGTCCATGCAGTATGGAGGTTTTGTGAAGAATTTCATCTATTATAATCCAGTTAAAATTGTTTTCGGCAAAGGGGCGATCAATCAGTTGCGGAGTCTGGCGCCCGCTTCGGCGAACCTGCTGCTCACCTATGGCGGTGGATCGATTAAACGGAACGGCGTCTATGATCAGGTCTTGGCGGCACTGCAGGTAAAGCGGGTAGTCGAGTTCGGCGGCATCGAGCCCAATCCTAAATATGAGACTTTGCTGGCGGCAGTCGAAGTGGTAAAAAAGGAAAAGATCGATTTTCTTTTGAGCGTGGGCGGCGGATCGGTCCTTGACGGAACCAAATTTATCGCTGCGGCCGCTCATTTTTCCGGCGCTGATCCCTGGGAGATCCTGGCCAAACACCGACGGCTACAGCAGGCCGTGCCGCTGGGTGCGGTGTTAACCTTGCCCGCCACCGGCTCGGAGATGAATAATTTCGCCGTCATTTCCCGGGCTGCGACGCAGGAGAAATTGTCCTTTGCCAGTTCGCAGATCTTTCCGCGGTTCTCCATTCTGGACCCGGAAACGACCCTATCGCTGGATGCGCGTCAGACGGCCAACGGAGTGGTGGATGCTTTTGCCCATGTCTTGGAGCAATACATGACCGTTCCGCTGGATGCGCCGCTGCAGGATCGGCAGGCTGAAGCCATCCTGTTGACGCTGATCCAGGAAGGGCCGCGGGTGATGGCCGATCCGAATGATTACGACGGTCGTGCCAACATCATGTGGTGCGCGTGTCAGGCGCTCAACGGCCTCATCGGCTGCGGCGTTGTGCAGGACTGGGCAACGCACGCGATCGGTCATGAGCTGACGGCGTTCTACGGCCTCGATCATGCTCAGTCACTGGCGGTGGTGTTTCCGGCGTTGCTGCGCCATCAACGGGAAAAGAAAGCGGCCAAGCTTCTGCAATACGGCGAGCGGATTTTCGGCATCGCCGATGGAACCGAAGCGCAGCGCATCGAACAGGCCATCGACCGGACTGAGCGGTTTTTCCGCTCTCTCGGCGTGGGCACGCGTTTAGCGGACTATGGCATTCAGACACAAGGCCTGGAGCGCATCGGCCGGCGCATCGCTGAGCGTGACGGAAAGATCGGCGAGCACCAGGCCATTGGTCGAAAAGAGATCGATGAGATTTTGTCAAGTGCGCTGAATCAGGATGACGACAGGTGACGAACGGATCATGGCTATGAAGGATAAACACACAGCGTTGCTCGAGTTGGCCAATCAGCCCCATCTGGTCCGGCTGTGCGGTCGTGTGCAACATTACAGTTGGGGCGGATTCGATTTTATCCCCCGTCTGATCAAGGAGGACAATCCGAATCGGCAGCCTTATGCTGAACTGTGGATGGGCGCGCATCCGCGATTTCCTTCGATTGCGGACATCGGCATACCGGTACCTTTGGATGAATTGATTGCCGCGGATCCGAGAAAGATGCTCGGCAACGAGGCTGCAGCCCTGTTTCAGGGTAAGCTGCCTTATCTGTTTAAGGTCCTGGATGTGCGGCAGATGCTTTCAATCCAGGTGCATCCCAGTCTCGACCAGGCGCAGAAGGGGTTTGCCAGGGAAAACCGCAAGGGCATTCCCTTGCAGGCGCCGGAGCGCAACTATAAGGATCCGTACCACAAGCCTGAGCTGCATATCGCGTTGACGGATTTCTGGATGCTGCATGGTTTCCGCCCCTATGCAGAGATCGTGCGTACCTTGAAGGCGGTGGCGGCGTTTCAACCACTGGCGGATTATGAAACAAAGCTGTCCAAGCTGGTTCTGTCTGAGGCTGATAAGCTGCGCCGATTATACAGCTATATCATGGAGATGCCGCAGGTGGAGGTGGATGCGATGCTTTCCAGGCTCTATGATCAGCTGGCCCAAACGTCTAAGAGCACGATGGAGAAGCGTCATCCTCATTACTGGGCTTGGCGGGCGTTTGCGCAATTTCCGCCGGCCGCAGGGCATTGGGATCGAGGGGTTTTTTCCATCTATTTAATGAACCTGGTGCACATTCCTGAGGGACGCGGCACATTTCAACCAGCCAGGGTTCCGCACGCGTATCTGGAAGGGGTGACGGTGGAGTTGATGGCCAATTCGGACAATGTGTTGCGCGGCGGTTTGACCGACAAGCACATCGATGTGAAGGAACTGCTGCAGACCGTGT is a window encoding:
- the manA gene encoding mannose-6-phosphate isomerase, class I — encoded protein: MKDKHTALLELANQPHLVRLCGRVQHYSWGGFDFIPRLIKEDNPNRQPYAELWMGAHPRFPSIADIGIPVPLDELIAADPRKMLGNEAAALFQGKLPYLFKVLDVRQMLSIQVHPSLDQAQKGFARENRKGIPLQAPERNYKDPYHKPELHIALTDFWMLHGFRPYAEIVRTLKAVAAFQPLADYETKLSKLVLSEADKLRRLYSYIMEMPQVEVDAMLSRLYDQLAQTSKSTMEKRHPHYWAWRAFAQFPPAAGHWDRGVFSIYLMNLVHIPEGRGTFQPARVPHAYLEGVTVELMANSDNVLRGGLTDKHIDVKELLQTVSYEGAAPKLVKGRQQSSIERIYRVPSDGFQLSRLTLPPGKEYKSRMHHGPDILLLLEGEAWVNSLCLSLLLDRGDIIFVPANVPYVLRTTASAVLFKATTAKE
- a CDS encoding helix-turn-helix transcriptional regulator — protein: MINHLRKYRFLAGELTQQELAERVQVSRQTIIAIEKGAFNPSVRLALKLGQVLNVRLEDLFMLEKHDWEA
- a CDS encoding iron-containing alcohol dehydrogenase; the encoded protein is MKNFIYYNPVKIVFGKGAINQLRSLAPASANLLLTYGGGSIKRNGVYDQVLAALQVKRVVEFGGIEPNPKYETLLAAVEVVKKEKIDFLLSVGGGSVLDGTKFIAAAAHFSGADPWEILAKHRRLQQAVPLGAVLTLPATGSEMNNFAVISRAATQEKLSFASSQIFPRFSILDPETTLSLDARQTANGVVDAFAHVLEQYMTVPLDAPLQDRQAEAILLTLIQEGPRVMADPNDYDGRANIMWCACQALNGLIGCGVVQDWATHAIGHELTAFYGLDHAQSLAVVFPALLRHQREKKAAKLLQYGERIFGIADGTEAQRIEQAIDRTERFFRSLGVGTRLADYGIQTQGLERIGRRIAERDGKIGEHQAIGRKEIDEILSSALNQDDDR